A single genomic interval of Cervus elaphus chromosome 19, mCerEla1.1, whole genome shotgun sequence harbors:
- the PCYT1A gene encoding choline-phosphate cytidylyltransferase A has translation MDAQNSAKVNTRKRRKETPGPNGATEEDGIPLKMPRCAIGLRQPAPFSDEIEVDFSKPYVRVTMEEASRGTPCERPVRVYADGIFDLFHSGHARALMQAKNLFPNTYLIVGVCSDELTHNFKGFTVMNENERYDAVQHCRYVDEVVRNAPWTLTPEFLAEHRIDFVAHDDIPYSSAGSDDVYKHIKEAGMFAPTQRTEGISTSDIITRIVRDYDVYARRNLQRGYTAKELNVSFINEKKYHLQERVDKVKKKVKDVEEKSKEFVQKVEEKSIDLIQKWEEKSREFIGSFLEMFGPEGALKHMLKEGKGRMLQAISPRQSPSNSPTRERSPSPSFRWPFSGKTSPPSSPTNLSRHKSAAYDISEDEED, from the exons ATGGATGCACAGAATTCAGCCAAAGTCAAcacaaggaagaggaggaaagagacacCTGGACCCAATGGGGCGACAGAAGAAGATggaattcctttaaaaatgccACGCTGTGCAATT gGTTTACGGCAGCCAGCGCCTTTTTCTGATGAAATTGAAGTAGACTTCAGTAAGCCCTATGTCAGGGTAACTATGGAAGAAGCCAGCAGAGGAACTCCTT GTGAACGGCCTGTGAGAGTTTATGCAGATGGaatatttgacttatttcattctgGTCATGCCCGGGCTCTAATGCAAGCAAAGAACCTTTTCCCTAATACATACCTCATTGTGGGAG TTTGCAGTGATGAGCTAACACACAACTTCAAAGGCTTCACCGTGATGAATGAAAATGAGCGCTATGATGCAGTGCAGCACTGCCGCTATGTGGATGAGGTGGTGAGGAATGCCCCCTGGACCCTGACACCAGAGTTCCTGGCAGAACACCGG ATTGATTTTGTGGCTCACGATGACATCCCTTATTCTTCTGCTGGGAGTGATGATGTTTATAAGCACATCAAGGAAGCAG GCATGTTTGCTCCAACACAGAGGACAGAAGGTATCTCCACATCAGACATCATCACTCGAATTGTCCGTGACTATGATGTGTATGCCAGGCGGAACCTCCAGAGGGGctacacagcaaaggaactcaATGTCAGCTTTATCAAT GAGAAGAAATACCACTTGCAGGAACGAGTTGACAAagtaaagaagaaagtgaaagatgtGGAGGAAAAGTCAAAAGAATTTGTTCAGAAGGTGGAAGAGAAAAGCATTGACCTCATTCAAAAATGGGAAGAGAAATCCCGAGAATTCATTGGAAGTTTCCTGGAAATGTTTGGTCCAGAAGGAGCACTG AAACATATGCTGAAAGAGGGGAAAGGCCGGATGCTGCAGGCCATCAGTCCAAGGCAGAGTCCCAGCAACAGCCCCACTCGTGAACGTTCCCCCTCTCCCTCTTTCCGGTGGCCCTTCTCTGGCAAGACTTCCCCGCCTTCCTCCCCAACAAACCTCTCCAGACACAAGTCTGCAGCCTATGATATCAGTGAGGATGAAGAAGACTAA